The Pandoraea vervacti DNA window CGATCAGGTGTACCGGAGCAGCAACAGCAACAACTCTCCCGGCACCGTCAACAAGACCGGTCCGCACGACTCCTTCACCGACGCCGCGAGCTTTTTCGACGGGCGCCGGGTGAGACTGCTCAACGCGTACGCTTACGGTGGCTGGAGTCTTGGCGATACCCGACGGCTGGACGTGCGTCTCGGGAATCAGGTGGTGGCGTGGGGGGAAAGCCTGTTCTTCTCGGGCGTCGCGGCCGCGCAAGGGCCTGCCGATGCCACCAAGGGCAATGTCCCCGGCGCCGAGGTGAAAGACATTCTGCTCCCGGTGCCACAGATTTCCGCGCAGCTTCAACTGACCGATGCGCTGAGTGTTCAGGGCTACTACCAGTTCAAGTACAAGGAAAACGAGATCTTTCCGGTCGGCGATTATTTTTCGACGTCCGACATCGTCGGGCCCGGCGCGGAATTCCTCTATGCGGCTCCTGGGGTGACGATTCCCAACGGGAGCGACATCCGCCCGCGCAACGCAGGGCAGGGTGGCGTGGGCATGCACTACCTCGTCACGGCGAACACCGACCTCGGGTTCTATTGGCTGAACTATCACGACAAGAACCCGAGCGTGGTTTTCCAGAACACGCCCTCGCCAAGCTATCGGATCAAGTATTTCGACAATATCAAGCTGACCGGCGTGAGCGTTTCCACGCGCGTCGGCGATTCGCAGGTCTCGGGCGAAGTCGTGTACCGACAAGGCGCACCGGTGCTTGTCAACACGCCTGCCGGCGCAACGGCGACACGCGCCGACTCGGTTCAGGCGCTGGCCTCGATGGTCCGAACCTTCGGGCATAGCTGGCTCGCCAACGAAGTCGATTTGGCGGCTGAAGTGGGTTATTTGCACGTGACCAGCGTCGATCCCTATCAAATGGGCGGCGCCGGTTACTCGGACCTCTACAACAGCCGGAACTCCGTTGCCTACGAATTTCTGGTGACGCTGAAGTACCCCAATGTGGTGGACCAATGGGATCTGGCCGTGCCGATCTCGTTTGCGCACGCCGTCGCTGGCAATGCATCGCTTGGCGGTGCATTCGGCAGCCTGAACGGCGTGGGCGACATGATCTTCAGCATCGGGACCAACTTCACGCGTCTGAACAATCTTGAACTGGGTATGGCGGTCAATCTTTACCTGGGTTCGGTCAACGCGCGTACCCATCCGCTGGCTGATCGCAGCTACGTCACGATGCACGCCAAATACACGTTCTAAGTAAATCCCCACAGTTTTTCAGGAGGAGCGAATGAAACTCTCAGTATTCGGATTGACATTGTCGGGCGCTGCCCTGGCGCTCAGTAGTGCGCTCGTGACGCAGCCGGTGCTGGCCAAGGTCTCGGCGGACGAGGCGGCGAAGCTCGGCACCTCGCTGACGTGTCTCGGCGCAGAAAAGGCGGCCAGCAAGGACGGTCAGATTCCGGCCTTCGGCGGTCAGTGGAACGGCGTGCCGCCGGGCGTCGACTACAAGGGGGCCGGTTCTCCGTTTCCCAATCCGTACGCACACGAGAAGCC harbors:
- a CDS encoding DUF1302 domain-containing protein, whose translation is MKAGKRKAFVGKRKCLAPIAVGVLLGASGIANAGQYFITDDTTIDYRVTATYGLGMRIAGQSDALINGPIGVNGLPAQINADDGNRNFRKWGLVNNRLSALFESNLKHRDFGFNFSADAFYDQVYRSSNSNNSPGTVNKTGPHDSFTDAASFFDGRRVRLLNAYAYGGWSLGDTRRLDVRLGNQVVAWGESLFFSGVAAAQGPADATKGNVPGAEVKDILLPVPQISAQLQLTDALSVQGYYQFKYKENEIFPVGDYFSTSDIVGPGAEFLYAAPGVTIPNGSDIRPRNAGQGGVGMHYLVTANTDLGFYWLNYHDKNPSVVFQNTPSPSYRIKYFDNIKLTGVSVSTRVGDSQVSGEVVYRQGAPVLVNTPAGATATRADSVQALASMVRTFGHSWLANEVDLAAEVGYLHVTSVDPYQMGGAGYSDLYNSRNSVAYEFLVTLKYPNVVDQWDLAVPISFAHAVAGNASLGGAFGSLNGVGDMIFSIGTNFTRLNNLELGMAVNLYLGSVNARTHPLADRSYVTMHAKYTF